A single window of Nicotiana sylvestris chromosome 5, ASM39365v2, whole genome shotgun sequence DNA harbors:
- the LOC104225717 gene encoding synaptotagmin-3 isoform X1: MGFLSSLLGILGFGIGFLFGLFIGFYFFIYSQPTDVEDPVVSPLCELDTDALQDLIPDIPLWVKSPDYDRVDWLNKFLQNMWPFLDKAICSTIRSVAEPIFAEYIGQYTITKIDFETLTPGTLPPVLQGLKVYETNERELVMEPAIKWAGNPNIVVVVTSSSLQNLKIKLQLLDLQIFVAPRVTLKPLVPSFPCFANIVVSIMEKPHVDFGLKVLGGDVMAIPGLYRYVQEIIKKQVAVLYHWPQTLEIPVLDASLVGIKKPVGILHVKVVRAMKLLKMDLLGLSDPYVKLSLSGDSLPSRKTSIKKKNLNPVWNESFKLTVKDPQSQILHLDVIDWDKVGAHDRLGSQLLPLKLLQPNETKEFTLDLLKNSSISVAHDKKQRGQIVVELTYAPFREDTDGMSGPLNSFSWKENGLETTSGNDSPRGAGLLFVTVQGAKDVEGSRHNNPYVVIFFRGEKRKSKMVKKTRDPQWCEEFHFMLEEPPVHEKIHLEVLSKRNGISFRSKESLGHVDINLDDVVHNGRINEKYHLIDSKNGVIHVELRWKSI, translated from the exons ATGGGATTTCTGAGCAGTCTCTTGGGAATTCTTGGCTTTGGAATTGGATTCTTGTTTGGTCTTTTTATTggattttatttcttcatctactctCAGCCCACTGATGTTGAG GATCCTGTTGTCAGTCCTCTTTGTGAGCTTGATACAGATGCATTACAAGATCTTATTCCGGATATTCCATTGTGGGTTAAAAGTCCAGATTACGATCGA GTAGACTGGTTAAACAAATTTCTTCAGAATATGTGGCCTTTCCTTGATAAG GCTATTTGTAGCACAATTAGAAGCGTCGCAGAGCCCATATTTGCAGAATACATAGGGCAATATACGATAACAAAAATTGATTTTGAGACACTAACCCCTGGAACTCTTCCGCCAGTACTTCAAG GTCTCAAGGTATACGAGACAAATGAGAGGGAGTTAGTGATGGAACCAGCAATTAAATGGGCTGGCAACCCAAACATCGTGGTGGTAGTAACTTCATCATCTTTACAGAATCTAAAGATCAAATTGCAG TTGCTGGACTTACAAATTTTCGTCGCACCACGTGTTACTTTGAAACCTCTTGTACCTAGTTTTCCATGTTTTGCTAATATAGTGGTATCTATAATGGAGAAG CCACATGTTGATTTCGGACTGAAGGTTCTTGGTGGGGATGTTATGGCAATCCCTGGACTTTATCGATATGTTCAG GAGATTATAAAGAAACAAGTAGCAGTCCTTTATCACTGGCCTCAAACTCTTGAAATACCAGTTCTTGATGCTTCATT GGTGGGCATAAAGAAGCCTGTTGGGATATTGCATGTTAAAGTGGTAAGAGCAATGAAACTCCTGAAGATGGATTTACTGGGATTATCTGATCCTTATGTTAAGCTAAGCTTGAGCGGAGACAGCCTGCCTTCTAGAAAAACCTCCATCAAGAAGAAAAACCTGAATCCTGTGTGGAATGAAAGCTTCAAGCTTACTGTGAAGGATCCACAGTCCCAAATTCTTCACTTAGACGTCATTGATTGGGACAAG GTGGGAGCACACGACCGCCTGGGATCACAATTACTTCCTTTAAAGCTTCTACAACCAAATGAAACAAAGGAATTCACTCTAGACTTACTTAAGAACTCAAGTATAAGTGTCGCACATGACAAGAAGCAGAGAGGGCAGATTGTCGTTGAGCTGACATATGCCCCTTTCAGAGAGGATACTGATGGTATGAGTGGGCCTTTAAATAGCTTCAGTTGGAAGGAGAATGGGTTGGAAACGACATCTGGTAATGATAGTCCAAGGGGAGCAGGTTTGCTATTTGTTACTGTCCAAGGAGCCAAAGATGTAGAGGGCTCACGTCACAATAATCCATATGTGGTCATATTTTTCAGAGGGGAAAAGAGAAAATCCAAG ATGGTTAAGAAAACACGTGATCCTCAATGGTGTGAAGAGTTCCATTTTATGCTCGAAGAGCCTCCTGTCCATGAGAAAATCCATTTAGAGGTTTTGAGTAAGCGAAATGGCATCAGCTTTCGTTCAAAG GAGTCGCTTGGACATGTCGACATCAACCTTGATGATGTAGTTCACAATGGACGTATAAATGAGAAATACCATCTAATAGATTCAAAGAATGGAGTCATACATGTTGAGTTGAGATGGAAGAGCATATGA
- the LOC104225717 gene encoding synaptotagmin-3 isoform X2, with product MEPAIKWAGNPNIVVVVTSSSLQNLKIKLQLLDLQIFVAPRVTLKPLVPSFPCFANIVVSIMEKPHVDFGLKVLGGDVMAIPGLYRYVQEIIKKQVAVLYHWPQTLEIPVLDASLVGIKKPVGILHVKVVRAMKLLKMDLLGLSDPYVKLSLSGDSLPSRKTSIKKKNLNPVWNESFKLTVKDPQSQILHLDVIDWDKVGAHDRLGSQLLPLKLLQPNETKEFTLDLLKNSSISVAHDKKQRGQIVVELTYAPFREDTDGMSGPLNSFSWKENGLETTSGNDSPRGAGLLFVTVQGAKDVEGSRHNNPYVVIFFRGEKRKSKMVKKTRDPQWCEEFHFMLEEPPVHEKIHLEVLSKRNGISFRSKESLGHVDINLDDVVHNGRINEKYHLIDSKNGVIHVELRWKSI from the exons ATGGAACCAGCAATTAAATGGGCTGGCAACCCAAACATCGTGGTGGTAGTAACTTCATCATCTTTACAGAATCTAAAGATCAAATTGCAG TTGCTGGACTTACAAATTTTCGTCGCACCACGTGTTACTTTGAAACCTCTTGTACCTAGTTTTCCATGTTTTGCTAATATAGTGGTATCTATAATGGAGAAG CCACATGTTGATTTCGGACTGAAGGTTCTTGGTGGGGATGTTATGGCAATCCCTGGACTTTATCGATATGTTCAG GAGATTATAAAGAAACAAGTAGCAGTCCTTTATCACTGGCCTCAAACTCTTGAAATACCAGTTCTTGATGCTTCATT GGTGGGCATAAAGAAGCCTGTTGGGATATTGCATGTTAAAGTGGTAAGAGCAATGAAACTCCTGAAGATGGATTTACTGGGATTATCTGATCCTTATGTTAAGCTAAGCTTGAGCGGAGACAGCCTGCCTTCTAGAAAAACCTCCATCAAGAAGAAAAACCTGAATCCTGTGTGGAATGAAAGCTTCAAGCTTACTGTGAAGGATCCACAGTCCCAAATTCTTCACTTAGACGTCATTGATTGGGACAAG GTGGGAGCACACGACCGCCTGGGATCACAATTACTTCCTTTAAAGCTTCTACAACCAAATGAAACAAAGGAATTCACTCTAGACTTACTTAAGAACTCAAGTATAAGTGTCGCACATGACAAGAAGCAGAGAGGGCAGATTGTCGTTGAGCTGACATATGCCCCTTTCAGAGAGGATACTGATGGTATGAGTGGGCCTTTAAATAGCTTCAGTTGGAAGGAGAATGGGTTGGAAACGACATCTGGTAATGATAGTCCAAGGGGAGCAGGTTTGCTATTTGTTACTGTCCAAGGAGCCAAAGATGTAGAGGGCTCACGTCACAATAATCCATATGTGGTCATATTTTTCAGAGGGGAAAAGAGAAAATCCAAG ATGGTTAAGAAAACACGTGATCCTCAATGGTGTGAAGAGTTCCATTTTATGCTCGAAGAGCCTCCTGTCCATGAGAAAATCCATTTAGAGGTTTTGAGTAAGCGAAATGGCATCAGCTTTCGTTCAAAG GAGTCGCTTGGACATGTCGACATCAACCTTGATGATGTAGTTCACAATGGACGTATAAATGAGAAATACCATCTAATAGATTCAAAGAATGGAGTCATACATGTTGAGTTGAGATGGAAGAGCATATGA